A genome region from Anopheles stephensi strain Indian chromosome 2, UCI_ANSTEP_V1.0, whole genome shotgun sequence includes the following:
- the LOC118507201 gene encoding protein lethal(2)k10201 encodes MEFTAKETVLELLQRYAVGPRAKDDEFFRDGNAYIKPFVKLGVLSEFPAAEAEPEDVEISCNVPDCNFFCQSVVDYELHYNAQHRYTCAQCKKSLPNAHFLDLHLSETHDSYFAAQVQAANRPMYACYLEECKHRSKDPAERRDHCIREHKFPHNFRFDKQTHSQSKAGKSTKTAVPMDTENVTSPISNTSLEGDKPFAPKCRKNFSFGHPQQRTFKPVVKTQKSKCDILESNKMVVDLLDSLPRD; translated from the exons ATGGAGTTTACTGCTAAAGAAACGGTGCTAGAGCTGCTACAACGCTACGCCGTTGGACCTCGTGCAAAGGATGATGAGTTCTTTCGGGATGGGAATGCTTACATCAAGCCTTTCGTAAAGTTGGGCGTTTTAAGTGAATTCCCTGCAGCCGAAGCAGAACCGGAAGATGT TGAGATAAGCTGCAACGTTCCTGATTGTAACTTTTTCTGCCAATCCGTCGTCGATTACGAGCTTCACTACAATGCGCAGCATCGCTATACGTGTGCACAGTGTAAAAAATCGCTTCCGAATGCACATTTTCTCGATCTGCATCTGTCCGAGACTCACGACTCATATTTCGCAGCACAAGTACAAGCAGCCAACCGTCCGATG TACGCCTGCTACCTAGAGGAGTGTAAACATCGCAGCAAAGATCCGGCCGAGCGTAGAGATCATTGCATCCGGGAGCACAAGTTCCCCCATAACTTCCGCTTCGATAAGCAAACGCACAGCCAATCGAAGGCAGGTAAATCGACCAAAACAGCCGTACCGATGGACACGGAAAATGTCACTTCTCCCATTTCAAACACTTCCCTCGAGGGCGATAAACCGTTTGCACCGAAGTGTAGGAAAAATTTCTCCTTCGGTCATCCCCAGCAGCGTACGTTTAAACCGGTAGTGAAAACGCAAAAGAGCAAGTGTGATATACTGGAAAGTAACAAAATGGTGGTCGATCTGCTGGACAGTCTTCCGCGCGATTAA
- the LOC118507199 gene encoding delta-like protein C, which translates to MSHNHYYRIIVVGALLQLTTLTAPTAAVRYVPKWKKQACELPTPQNEYSHYVCDDNGDVKCLPGWAGDLCDVPICKKGCDPLQGYCKRPGECRCKLGFYGENCNRCIPLPGCQHGGCQVSFECVCHKGWDGIFCSEPICRSDCHPSRGYCEAPGECRCRLGWAGPTCRDCQVLPGCMHGTCTKPLECKCLPGWTGILCQTPICASNCSREHGYCRRPGECRCKVGWMGQDCGKCHPYPGCVNGDCRRPWECNCKPGWGGMLCDEELNYCEKNPDTCQNGGKCKSLIKDDGSYRCECPTGYKGRNCDILPMSMMTSTSSSTTEASTSTTTEVSSSDTSSELSTTTIGMESLETYRNSSQLTTGEDYLNDEYSSEDLDNEA; encoded by the exons GCCTGTGAACTGCCAACACCGCAAAACGAATACTCGCACTACGTGTGTGACGACAACGGTGACGTAAAGTGTCTGCCTGGTTGGGCCGGCGATCTGTGCGACGTGCCGATCTGTAAGAAAGGATGTGATCCTCTCCAGGGTTACTGCAAGCGACCGGGCGAATGTCGCTGCAAGTTAGGCTTTTACGGTGAAAACTGTAACCGGTGCATTCCGCTGCCCGGATGTCAGCACGGTGGCTGCCAGGTTTCGTTCGAGTGCGTCTGCCATAAGGGATGGGACGGTATCTTCTGCTCGGAAC CGATCTGCCGTTCCGATTGCCATCCATCGCGCGGATACTGTGAGGCTCCGGGTGAGTGCCGTTGTCGGCTGGGATGGGCCGGTCCAACCTGTCGCGATTGTCAGGTACTGCCAGGATGTATGCACGGAACGTGCACCAAGCCGCTGGAATGCAAATGTCTTCCAGGATGGACGGGAATACTGTGCCAGACGC CGATTTGTGCTTCCAACTGTAGCCGAGAGCATGGATACTGTAGGCGCCCGGGTGAGTGTCGCTGCAAGGTTGGCTGGATGGGACAGGACTGTGGCAAATGCCACCCGTATCCCGGTTGCGTTAATGGGGACTGTCGCCGACCGTGGGAATGTAACTGTAAGCCTGGCTGGGGTGGAATGCTGTGTGATGAAG agcTTAACTATTGCGAAAAGAATCCAGATACCTGCCAGAACGGTGGCAAGTGTAAGTCTTTGATCAAGGATGATGGATCCTACCGCTGCGAATGTCCTACCGGATACAAGGGACGTAACTGCGATATCCTGCCCATGTCCATGATGACttcgaccagcagcagcaccacggaAGCTTCCACATCTACAACGACCGAGGTGTCCAGCAGTGACACCTCCTCGGAACTGTCCACTACTACGATCGGTATGGAAAGTCTCGAAACGTACCGCAACTCATCACAATTGACGACCGGCGAGGATTACCTAAACGATGAGTACAGCTCGGAAGATCTGGATAACGAAGCCTAG